A DNA window from Molothrus ater isolate BHLD 08-10-18 breed brown headed cowbird chromosome 2, BPBGC_Mater_1.1, whole genome shotgun sequence contains the following coding sequences:
- the GGACT gene encoding gamma-glutamylaminecyclotransferase codes for MARVFVYGTLKKGQPNYKHMINTAKGLAKFQGRGHTVEKYPLVIAGKYNIPYMLNIPGTGHHIAGEIYSVDEQMLQFLDEFEGCPDMYQRTLMRIQVVEWEGKGGAGEARAAADGVLECFVYSTATFPPEWVGLPYYDSYDSSGKHGLSYVLRESRE; via the coding sequence ATGGCCCGTGTCTTCGTCTACGGCACGCTCAAGAAGGGCCAGCCCAACTACAAGCACATGATCAACACGGCCAAAGGCCTGGCGAAATTCCAAGGAAGGGGCCACACGGTGGAGAAGTACCCGCTGGTGATTGCAGGGAAATACAATATTCCTTACATGCTGAACATCCCGGGGACAGGCCACCACATTGCTGGGGAGATTTACTCTGTGGATGAGCAGATGCTGCAGTTCCTGGATGAGTTCGAAGGCTGCCCAGACATGTACCAGCGCACGCTGATGAGGATCCAGGTGGtggagtgggaagggaagggcgGCGCGGGCGAGGCGCGGGCAGCGGCCGACGGCGTGCTGGAGTGCTTCGTGTACAGCACGGCCACCTTCCCTCCCGAGTGGGTCGGGCTCCCCTACTATGACAGTTACGACTCCTCGGGGAAGCACGGCCTCTCCTACGTCCTACGGGAAAGCCGGGAATAG